The nucleotide window CTTGAAGGAGGTGTCCCACTGGCCGAAGCGATATTGATCAACACTGACGCTGCAATTGATCAAACGCAAAAGGCCGATCTATCGCTCTTGTTAAAAAAGGTTGAAAACGGAGAAAAACTTAGCGAAGCATTAACAGGAAGTTCGTTTTTTCCGCGCGAAACTGTATCGCTGGTTGCGATCGGCGAAAATAGCGGCCAACTCGGAAAGGCTTTTATTGATATCGCGTCGATCAAGGCGAAGGAAAGAGGGGCGAGATTGGAACAAATGGCTAAACTGCTTGAGCCGGCGATTACTGTGATCGTTGGAGGGGTGGTTGCTTTTATCGTCTTGGCCCTTTTTCTTCCGCTGCTCCAGCTGGTTTCCGCTTTAAGCTGATTGCAGTTTAGGTCGGCTCAATCTATAATACAGGAGGTGAAAATAATGAAAAAAGGATTTACATTAGTCGAGATCTTGATCGTTATTGGGATCATCGGTCTGCTTTCGGTCTTCCTGGTCCCTAATCTTTTAGGAGCAAGGGACAAAGGGAAAGAGGCGGCGGTCAAAGGGGTGATGCATTCGGTCCAGCTGGCGGTCGAGGCTTATCACATGGAAAACGATCTGTATCCCCTGGGCAAAGATATCCCAGTTAAGTCGTTATGTGAAAACTACCTGATGTCGGGTGATTATATGGCGGCAGTCCCGAAAAATCCCTTTACCGGCAAGGAATATAAAGATGGTGATCGGGCCGGCAAGATCATTTACAGTTATGACGAAACGACCGGGACATACTCTTTGACTGGTTATAAACGGAGCGGCCTTGCGAAAATTCTCGAGCTTACTAATTTGTAGTTTATTGTTGGTAGCAGCGGCGCGAGCTCTGGATTATGATCCGGATGGGATCCTCCGTTCTAGCTTGAACGGCGAGGTTTCGATCCTCAACCCGATCCTTTCGACAGATAATGTTTCGTCGGCGGTTGAAGGAGCGATCTTTAACGGGTTGATCACTTTTAATGAAAAATTGGAAGTGGTTCCTGACCTGGCCGCTTCGTGGCAAGCATCCAAAGACGGGACGGTCTGGACCTTTAAACTGCGGAGGGACGTTCTCTGGCATGATGGAGAGCCGTTTACCTCTGAAGATGTTTTGTTTACTTTTAACGCCATATTGGATCCAAAGATAAATTCGGTCCGCCGGAGCGATTACATCATCAATGGCCAGCCGATCATCTTTAAGGCGCTTGATAAATATACTGTGCAGGCGACATTGCCGGTCCCTTTTGCTCCATTTTTAGTTCGGATGGGGATGGGGATCCTTCCCGGGCATTTGCTGGCCGGCAAAGATTTGAATAATGCATCGTTTAACCGCCATCCGGTCGGTACCGGTCCTTTTATCTTTAAAGAATGGGTCTCTGGGGACCATGTCACATTGGTCAGAAACGATGGATATTTTCTGGGCAAACCAAGGCTGGCCGGGATTAACTATAAGGTGATCCCGGATGACAACTCGCAATTGGTCGCCCTGGAAGCGGACGAGATTGATGAGGCGGGAATCCCTCCCAAAGATTACGAGCGGATGCAGAAAAAAGCGGGGATCAACGTATATGATTATGATGCCTTGCTTTATACTTACTGTGGGTTTAATTTAGCCAACCCTAAGTTCTCTGATCACCGGGTCAGGCAAGCGCTCGCTTACGCGACTGACAAAAAACAGCTGGTTGATCTGATCTTTAAAGGATTAGCTTCCCCCGCTTATGCTCCATCCGCCCCAATTTCCTGGGCTTATAACAGCGATGTGCCGAAATTTGAGTACAACCCTGAAAAAGCAAAAGAATTGCTTAAAAAGGCCGGGGTTAAAAATCTTGAATTTACCATTTTAGTCAACCAGGGGAACAAAGAGAGGGAAAAAGCGGCGGTAATTTTACAACAGCAATACAAGAAGGTCGGCGTTAACATAAAAATCAGGGTGATGGAATGGTCCGCCTTGCTTAAGATCGTCAACGCCCCTAAGATCCTAAGGGATTTGAGGCGGTGATCATGGGGTGGTCCCTGGGACTTGATCCTGACGCTTATTCGATCTGGCACTCCAGCCAATATCCGGCTGGCTTTAATTTCATAAAATATAACAATAAGAAAGTTGACGAGTTGTTGAGCCGGGGTAGAACGACGACCGACAAAAATAAGCGAAAAAAGATCTATGCCGAAATCTGGCAGGCGATCGCCGCTGATCAACCCTATATTTTTCTCTGGTACCCTAAAACATTGGTTGGCATTCGTGACCGGGTAGGCGGGTTATCCAAGCCTGGTCCGGCCGGTTTATTTGTTCACCTCGAAAAAATATTTATCAAGAAATAGAAGATAGTTAATTTGCGCAATTATTCGCACTAGTTTACAATTACTCCTAGATGCGCAAATACATCTTTAACCGTCTATTGCAGCTTATTCCAATTTTATTGGGTATTTCCATCATTTCTTTCTTTGTCATGCATTTGGCCCCCGGTGATCCGACCGCCCTTTTTATTGATCCCAATATTGACCCGGTTGAATTGGCTCGGGTTAGGGCGAACTGGGGGCTTGATCAGCCAATTTATATTCAATATTTTATCTGGCTGAAGAACGCTATTTCCCTTGATTTTGGCCGGAGCTATACAACCGGGCTTCCAGTGATCGTTGAGATCGGAGAGCGGCTTCCGACAACACTGCTTTTGATGATACCGTCATTCCTTCTGACTTTGGCGATTACCATTCCGATCGGCGTTATCTCGGCGGTCAGGAAAAACTCTTGGTTTGACCATTTATTTACTTTCCTCTCTTTTGCCGGAATGGCGATACCGACTTTTTGGCTCGGGCTGATGCTTATGCTTCTTTTTTCGGTCCAATTGCATTGGCTTCCGGCGGTCGGCAACCTGGCACTGCCGCTGATCACCATGACGATCGGAGGTTTGGCAGGACTAACCCGCTATCAGCGGGGAGCGATGCTTGAGGTCTTAAATCAGGAATACATTAGGGTTGCCAGAGCCAAGGGATTGTCCGAACGAGCAGTAATATTTAAGCATGCTCTGCGCAATGCTTTGCTCCCGACAATCACGATCATGGGACTGTCGCTTCCTGATCTGTTTGGCGGTGCTTTTATAATTGAAACGATCTTTGCCTGGCCTGGGATGGGGCGGTTGGGGGTCCAGGCGATCTTTCAGCGCAACTATCCGACGATCATGGGAATAGTTATGCTCTCGGCATTATTGATCATTGTCGGTAATCTCCTGGCGGATATCGCCTACGCGATCGTTGACCCGAGGATCAAATATGAAAAAAAATAAAGCGGCTTGGTTTGGCCTGATAATTACAGGTATTTTCTTTGTCCTGGCGGTATTGGCTCCGGTAATCGCGCCGTATGCGCCCGATGAGATCTCTTCTGCCGGGGTGAGCGCCCCGTCTCCGCAGCACTTATTCGGGACCGATGATCTGGG belongs to Candidatus Margulisiibacteriota bacterium and includes:
- a CDS encoding ABC transporter permease, yielding MRKYIFNRLLQLIPILLGISIISFFVMHLAPGDPTALFIDPNIDPVELARVRANWGLDQPIYIQYFIWLKNAISLDFGRSYTTGLPVIVEIGERLPTTLLLMIPSFLLTLAITIPIGVISAVRKNSWFDHLFTFLSFAGMAIPTFWLGLMLMLLFSVQLHWLPAVGNLALPLITMTIGGLAGLTRYQRGAMLEVLNQEYIRVARAKGLSERAVIFKHALRNALLPTITIMGLSLPDLFGGAFIIETIFAWPGMGRLGVQAIFQRNYPTIMGIVMLSALLIIVGNLLADIAYAIVDPRIKYEKK
- a CDS encoding prepilin-type N-terminal cleavage/methylation domain-containing protein codes for the protein MKKGFTLVEILIVIGIIGLLSVFLVPNLLGARDKGKEAAVKGVMHSVQLAVEAYHMENDLYPLGKDIPVKSLCENYLMSGDYMAAVPKNPFTGKEYKDGDRAGKIIYSYDETTGTYSLTGYKRSGLAKILELTNL